The following nucleotide sequence is from Euleptes europaea isolate rEulEur1 chromosome 3, rEulEur1.hap1, whole genome shotgun sequence.
AAGTTTGTTAAAAGTAGAGATAAACGTACACTGTGCCAGCTAGGAAATCCTGCCAAGAATGTAGAGCTGAATATTTGTAAGGCACACCATCAGCTTCGATGCTAGTTTCCACCCTATTTTCAAccaggacattttgttttctttttgttgcatGTGCGTGTTTATCACCCACAATTATGCAACAGAACTGATTCTGATTCGATGTCATTGGGGCCCTGGTAGAGAACGCAGGGCACAAGTGAGGAAAGGAACAAAGATCAGAAGCAATCGCAGTGAGAAAGAGACACACACGCTGAATACCGAGGTGAGGGGGGAATCCATTTGGGAAATATAACATTCAAAACTTGTTATGGGATTTTGGGGCAGTTGTAAACCTCTTATTTAGAAGGGTTGCTTTGTGTCTGGGTGATTCCCCtctagagaagaaaaaaaagcccTTGTCTTGGAAAGAAGCTTATATTTGGGATCCCCAAGTGATTTCTCGGGGTTATCTAGATGAACACTTTCTCTGGCTGCTGTCGAACTTTTGGGGAATAGTTTTCTGACTCCTAACTAAAAAGAAATAATGTCAGGTTTGTGCTGTATACATCATTGGGAGAATATATGTGCTTTTGCTGCCTTTTCATTTATTCTGATCTCTTTCCCTCATTTTATATGCATTGACCCTTATTGAAAGCAAGAGGGGATAAGGCTATCCCTGGAACTCTGGCTATCCCTAGCATTTAAAAGGATATGGAAGCAGGTGACATGAGAATCTCAACCAGAAACCCCGGAGGcctgttgccagtcagaggaggcaatgctgaccttgataaaccagtgCTTTGACTCcgaacaaggcagcttcatggggttCTTGTGAAgaggaggggccgcggctcagtggcagagcatccactTTGTAcccagaaggttccaggttctatccccagttCAGGTTccggtagaaggtgatgtgaaagacctgtgtctCATACCCTGGAGAGGCCCTGCATGTCTGAACAGGCAacaatgacctcgatagaccaaaggtttgactcagcataaggcagcttcctgtgattTCAAGCTACCTGCGTTTCAGCCCCAATGGAAAAGAAAGGGAATTGGAGTTAACTGCATCTAACACATCTCTTTGATTCCAATACGATGCTAAAGAACACGGGAGGTGGCCTGCTGGATCGGGCCAGTGAAATAAAACATATAAGATGGTGCAGGGGTGGGAGCATTAAAATGTTGAGCTCCCAATTAGCAGGTTTATAGCAGTCTTAATAGTTTGTACCCTACCACTCTATTGTAATTGTGGTCTACAATTTCATGGTGAGTTGTCTTCTGGTATTGCAATGGAACATGGAATTTAGTGTAATTTTCTGTAACTTCTGGAGAATAAGGTTGTGCATTTTGTTCCCAGTAAATGTCGAGTTCCAGTTGATTGAACCTGATGTTTTTCAGCAAAACTgcaataagccaaatacccatactggtaaatgagtatttcggctttatttccaagcttcctgaaaaaaattgggtccattatatcCTGTTGAGATTCTTTTTTGAGGCTCTGGGTGGACATTTTTCGAgatagtcaccaaatttgcagcacagctgcaagggactctccttagaagaacacTGAAGTTTGTAAAGTTTGTTTTGGGGGTGCCAACTTTATGGGCCTGCCATCCTCCAGAGGCATTTGTGCGAGCCAAGCTGTGAATTAATTGGTTTTGCGGTTCAGAAGGTCAgctttgccgaggactggcggaaagagccaactGGTATGCTGGCGCCTCAGAGTCTGGGGACTCTGCTCATATCTTGGTCACATAgcatgatttcaagagatggtcatggtgagggtaaatgaagccactactcagggtgacctccAGTTTtagagcaggttttcataagaGAGGGTGGCTGGAAGGGACTGAGtgaaccccatcttttaaatgacccttctgctatccagattactccactgaagagtgatggatagtttggtctgaccaagttggctctgattgcacaacccatacctcaaaagggccctaactaTGGGGTCCTGACAGTGTTCCCTCCCTAACAAAATCagtaaaagacagaaaaatgtgagaaggcacagagccaggAATCTGAGCAAAGTAGAAAAGCCGTAAGCTGAAAAAAGCTAATTTGGGAATCAGCTATCCGGCGTTGTTGAGATTCCCAGTTTTGCTATTCGGCCAAAATTAAACCTGAAGAAAAGCCAAAATGgccttttttgtgtttattttaaggTTGGTAAACCCGATATGAACAGTCTTACTGGAGAAATTAGAGATCTGGAACACTGCCACATCCGCTTCCACCCCAAATGGAATACGTACCGAAGACTCACCTTTTCGGTGTTGGGTGTCATCAACATCTTCAGTGCCTTGGTGTTTTCTCAATGTGGGCTGGCACCTCCCCCCCCTTGTGGGTGGCTGGCTCAACAGCAGTCTGGACGTCTGTTGTTGGGTGTCTGGGCACTGTCTGACATCAAGACTTTGTGGGCCACTATTTGCTGGTTGCTGGCCTTGGCCTACTTGAACTGTGGCTTTTCCCATGTTGTTGGGAAAGGCTGCCAATGTGGGCTTCCATATGCCTGTATGCAGGTGGAGCAAGCCGATCGAACTCTTGGCCGATTAAGCTGACTTGGTTGATCTACTCCCCTCTGCTAAGACCCTTGGAATGATTCTGTTCAGCAGTCTCTTTAGATCTTTGTAGCTTCATGTGGTCTCTTGGATGTTGGCAGCAGGCTTTGGAAGCACTGGGACCCTTCAGAAGGCTTCAGATGGGCTCGCCATTTTTTATCTCAGCAATTGCTAGGCCTCTCCCGTCCTTCCTGCCTGGATTGCTCCTAATGCTGGAACCATTTCAGCATGGGATGCAATTGGAATATTGAAGAGGCTGGTTGGAGGGTAATTTATGTTGTGGGGATGCCTACTACTTATTAGTAGTTGCACTACCCCTGCTCTCTTCATATCATCTAATGAGTAGCAGGAACATACTGGGtgggggatatacttctgggcagcagtgtgtgacAAGATCTTGGGGTTCGGGTGGACCATAAGTAAAATATGAGCAGCTGGTGTGATGCAgctacaaaaaaagctaatgcgatcttggggcgCATTgaaagaggcataacatccaaatcgcaagatgacATAGTTCTGCTATTCACTGCATTTgacaggccgcacctggagtattgtttgcagttctggaggcctcacttttaaaaggatgtggacagaattgagcgggtgcagaggagagcgacaaggatgatcaggggcctgaagaccaagccctatgaggaaaggctgaggtagctgggaagaggaggctgagagggaacatgactgctctctttaagtatttgaagggttgtcacttagaggagggcagggagctgttcctgttggcagcagaggataggactcgcaataatgggtttaaattgcgggtggaaaggtaccggctggatttTAGGGGAATTTTTTTCACAGTAAGGGTTATTCGACAGCGGAATCAGCTActcagggaggtggtgagctcctcctcactggcagtctttaagcagaggctggacaagcacttgtcagggttgctctaggccagtgatggcgaaccttttagagactgagtacccaaactgcaacccaaaacccacttatttattgcaaagtgccaacatggcagtttaacctgaatactgaggtttcctcccagctgggcagctgggagtccagggaaggggggtagCGGGTTACTCCCAGctcggcggggagtccagggaaggggggggctttgaactgctccgcgctgcctgcaggtagcacggagcagttcaaagcccccgccgcccagctgggcggtggggagtccagggaaggcagacacgacggctgctcaacttccccgggcatgcccacagagagggctcggcgtgccaagtccggcactcgtgccataggttcgccaacacggctataggctgatcctgcattaagcagggggttggactagatggcctttatggtcctttccaattctatgattctatgattttggaggactttcactcatagggttgccatgagtcagaagcgacgtgacagcacttaacacacacacacacacacacacacacacacacacacacacacacacacatgattcgGGGGCATGGGAGATACGGTGGTGGGAGGAGAGAGTATAAGGGAAGTACACAGAGTTATGGTTTTGATCGAATCCCTTCAATCTCCATCCCATCCAGAGATATGATGTCAGTGGGGTTAGGACTCAAAACCCTTCTCTGACACCAATGTTGAGCAATGCTAGTTCTATATGCAATAGGACTGCTATGTTGCAAAGTTGTTTGGCAGCTCAAGAAATGGAcctgttgggaaattcttggagaactgggggtggcacctggggagggcagagtttgggggcgACGTAGACTCAATGACGTAgactgccatacagtccaccctccaaagtagccattttccccagggaaacaaATTTCTgtcgtttggagatcagctgtaattctgggagatctcaggCTCTGTATGGAGTCTAGCAATTCTACATGAATATTTTTATCAGtggaaaaagctggttggactCAACCCAATGTTCCAAGATTTGCCTAGCAAACAAAACGATagcccctaactctaacctaaaccAGAAAAGACCCTTAGTTTGCAGCCCCATAatgtttccttttctctctctccgtcCAGTTTTACAATGTCATCAGTGGAATATATCACCTACAAAGGCATTCTATTGCCACAAATGGATTATTCATTTGAAAATCTTAATCAAATGGAAAATGAATTCCAAATCCTGGATGACGATGTAATTAATATCACTTACCCCAAATCAGGTAGGAATAAAAATGAATGGGGTGGGAGTTGCTTGTGATGCTCACATAGAGAAAGGCAATCACCGCCTACTGAAGCTGCTTGTATAAAATAACTGGTGGCAAAAGGGGGTGCGTGTGAGAAACAGCAGTGCTGATACCTGGGCCTTCTATGCACGCTTCTGTTTCTGGAGACGTCCAGAAATGTGGGGAAAACGAggagagagagcaaagtgacttctaaaggccaGGAAAGATGTGTAAAATTAAAACGAAGCCTCCaagtagtgggggggggaaggatgattGTGACAGAatcaacccgtgcataaaaggcattGATCTTTTCATGAAACAACATTACAGTTTGTATATTTGTGGTCAGTTGAGACAAACTCTGGGTTCTATGAACATTTTAATGATTGCAGAATTAACTCTGATGTGTGGAGTCCACATTTCCTTAGGGGAATTATTCCAAGACGTCTCTCAGGAAAGCATTCTTGAAACTCCATAGAATTACTTTTGTCACATTTACAGGCATAATTTATAAATATCTTAATATATGGATTTTATAAGATGTATATACTGGGTGGGCTCCAGACACAATTGGCAATTTCCATGATTCCTctttccactgcagaccccccatGACTTTCCTTAAGGTTCCTATCCCCCAGGAGCCAATACTTGATGGACATCAGTGGTCTGAAgtgggaaggaggcaggaaagttctttTCCACTAATAGAAAATTTACTCTGGATCCAACTTACTATTTACATAGTGAGTGAGGTTTTGATTAGACAGAATCAGGGAAAGTTATTTAGAGGCACTGCCCAAAATCCATTTTCTGTAGGAGACTCATGAGATTCACAGTGAATTATGTGTTTTGTAGACTTCCAAGAAATAAGATGTTTGGTTCTATGCTGTAGTAATAGCTGGTGTAAAAGCCACTTCCAATGGGGAAAAGGATCCCTGGCATGGAAGGAAAAGACACTAGGCTGTACTAGGTATAGAAAAAGATAAATATTGCTACAAAGTAAAATATTGCTACCAAGTAAAGGGAACCAATTGTAGTTCTTGCTTTGGAAGATACCTCATTGCAAAAGCAGAGATTTCAGTCCTATCTTCCCACAAGTGAATTTCTAAACATTGATGAACAAATTTAGGGAGGAGGGTTTGTGTGATACAAACAACCAaaaactgctgattttttttagctCAGTTTCTTGAGACAATTAACTGGCATACAGAGTTTTGCCACCTTGTGAAAACCTCGCCAGTCCTCAGATGAAGGATTAGTTCCAAGTGACTTCTGCATATTGAACTGACCTTAAATTCAGGGAATTGTGTTATTAGATTATCTAGTTGTTCAGACTATACAATCCAGTTCTTATGGTTCTACCACTGCATGGGCGAGAAATATCCCTGGCAGAACAAAGGCTGCTTGGGAAGAAGAGGCAATCTCATGACTGATGGACTCTCTCCTAGGTACCAATTGGATGTCAGAGATCTTGGGCTTGATCTCGCAGAAAGGGGACCCCACGTGGACGCACAGCACACTAGTGTGGGATCGATCTCCTTGGATTGAGACTAATGGTGGCCTGCAGAGAGCCTTGAAAAATCCTCCACCCCGGCTCTTGAATAGTCATGTTCCATTTCAGCTTTTCCCAAAGTCCTTTCTGCAAACCAAAGCCAAGGTAAGAAATGGGCAATTTGCACTGCCACCATTCCTCACACACAAGTTCTCATGAATGCACAGCAGACCTAgaacacaatcacacacacactcacacacaaagccTGTCTGAGCCCCCATCGGAATGCACAGTGCATAGGAGGTTGTGCATACTAAAGGAGAATCATAGGAAGCCCCCTAAATGGTTGCTTTGATTTTGGGTGAGCAGGAATTCATCACAATTCCCTTGTATCATCAGAGCTTACCCTCACAGGAAACTCTCCAATGCCCCTTCATCCTGGTTTGTGGTTTATCATCTCCTTACAGAAACCATGTTTTATAGAGTTCTCTAACTATTACCAAAGAGCTGAACCAACATTTCAGATATCgtcaaaatagcagaaaatataAGAATTCAAACAGACAATGAGAATTTTTCCATTTCAAAGTTTGCTTCCAAATCTTAAGCAAATTAAAGTTTGAACCATTCTAACATTTAGTACTTTTTACAtgctgccccccttccccaataTATCTAAAGTCAAGCTGCACTAGAAACTGGAGAAATCAATATATCATACTATGAACATGGCTCCGGAGTGCAGATCAAAAATTCCATACAATAGGGCCATGTCTAgattgggtgggtggggtgtATTCTGTCCACCAAGAGGATCATCTAATTTTGCAAAAAATCTGCAAAAGAAAAACATAAATACAGTTGAAAAACTACAACACCTCAAACCATACAAgttattaaagaaaaaaaccctccaagatctTATGTTGCTATGTTGAAAAATCTCATCCAACATTTTGAAGGATGCTGGAAACCCCAGTAAGCAATACTTCAGTCTAAAGTGGCATGATAGAGAAAGAAactgcagtagcagcagcagtttCAAAAATTGTAGTGAGGAAATGATGTGAAAGTAGCAGAAAAGGAATGGagatgggggaagaggggaggagacAGATGAAGAGAAGGCAGTGGGAATGTTGGGGAGAGATgtaggaagggaagaagggagaaaATAGGGGGGTCCTCCACTGTTTCTTAATGGCAGCCCCCCCACTAGTGACAATGTTAACTCGGTATTGGAAAATAAGGAAGAGCTGGGAGGAGTTGTGCATTTTTTCCAGCCAATTCGTTTCAACTCTTAACTATCCCCAGAGTCAACTGTCCAGATTATATTGGGAGAGGGCAAGAGAATATCACTAGGAAACAGCAAGAATCACAGCAAGGGCTGGATACCTGTTTTTGAATATAGCGGACATTATATTGAAAAACAGCATATTTTCTCACATAGTTTTGAGACTTCTGGAGAGGTTAAAAATGCACCGGAAGCATTTTAATTTTTACACCTCACAATAACCTAAATATACAGGTGCTCCTGAGGGAAAAAATGGACATGTCTCAAAATGGTCttcgtgtgcatgtgtgtgagagagatgtcGGTTTCTCTAAATAGTATTTCTACCTCTGCCGCAGGTTATCTACACCTTGCGTGACCCCAAAGATGTGCTCATCTCACTTTACCATTTCTCCATGATCCTGAAAACACTTAAGTATCCTGGGAGCCTGCAAGAGTTCCTGGAGGAATTCCTGAGTGGGAATGGTATGGAAACAGGAAAATTGTTTTTAATTGGGCTTTCAGTGAACATATCAGTACACACAAACCCTCCTTCAGCCAAGAACAGAAGCCAGCAGTTCCTAGAAGATTATACTTACAGGGAATAATATTTCACTGACAAGACTTCCCTCAGAAAGCCTTGGGCTCTGCTTTGAGAATGTGCTGTTTTTCTGTCATTAAAACTAATAACAGGTGGCTGCCTCCTGCCATTCATGAAAGTAGCAAAATTAGGCCATCCACTGTCAAACGTAGGAGGTTGACCAGAGCTTGTGAGGAGAAGATATGGAGGGACCCCAGATCTAGTCTCATCGGTAATACCACACAGCCTCACTAGTAGCAGAGAGAGTAACCTCTTATCCTTCCTGGACGTAGTTCCCTCATAACAGGCCCTTTCTCCCTTTGCTTTGCTCTCCCAGTGATCTATGGTTCCTGGTTTGACCATGTGAAGGGCTGGATGGAGTTGAAAGGAAGCCCCAATTTTTTCTATATCACTTATGAAGAGCTGTTGCAGGTACGGTCCCAATTTTGGCCATTTTCAAGCATATGCAGTTACCTTTGTTGATGATGGTGCCAACGTTTCTTTCCAGATATTCAGTCACCATGGATTGAGTGTCTCTAAGGATGAACCAAGTTCCTTCCCTAGAAGGATTGCTGCCGCATGCTGCAGTGCAGATCTCCCGTGTGCTCGCACAGGACATGAGTTTATATTCAGACTCTCTGTCATCTGCCCGTGTCATCCCCAGGACCTGCGAGGCTGTGTGGAGAAGATCTGCCAGTTCCTTGGGAAGGAGCTCAGTAGCCAGCAAATTGACTCCGTGGTGGAATATGCCTCTTTCCAGAAGATGAAGGAGAACAAGAAGTCCAATTTCTCTGAGTTGCCAGATCATGTGATGGACCACAAGAAAGGGAGGTTTATGAGGAAAGGTaaaagagaatcatagaatcacagagttgaaagtggccatacaggccatctaatccaacccccgctcaatgcaggatcagcctagccacgcatccctgacaaatgtttgtccagcctctgcttaaagactgccagtgagggggagctcaccacctccctaggtagctgattctactgtcaaacaactcttactgtaaaaaaatgtttcctaatatccagccagtacctttcctcccacaatttaatcccattattgcgagtcctatcctctgctgccagcaggaacagctccctgccctccgctaagtgacagcccttcaaatacttaaagagagcaatcatgttccctctcagcctcctcttcacagctccctcagcctttccagatagggcttggtctccaggcccctgatcatccttgtggctctcctctgcacctcctCGAGGAGACTAAAAGTGTGCATTCTTTTGCTGAGCTCAGATGGCACTTGAACGGCAGAACTTTGCAATCCCAGAAGGGCCATTGATGTCCTGGGAACAGGGGCTGGACCATGTCAGAATTAGCATGTTTGAATCAAACTTTTAGGGGCACTCAGATATTCAAGGAGGAGGATATACGTTGCTATGCATTTGTTTCTCCCTCCTGCTTACCCTTGTATGTTGTTTTAGGGATCTCCGGGGACTGGAAGAACCACCTGACAGTAGCACAGAATGAACATTTTGACCGTGTTTATCGGGAGAACATGCGGGGCATGAATAATACCTTCCCGTGGGATTGAAGAATGCCAGATTCTGTTCCTGTTGTGCATCCCTTTGTCAGAAACTTTCATTGAGAGCTTTGACTTTTACAAGCTTATATCatggaaatctggttggtctttaaagtgctactggactagggttgtgcaaaaagaaaagaaaagtaaaaaaaggtaaatttcgggtttgggtttattggacacaattttttttgggtaaacccgaaataagccaaataaccataccggtaaatatcagtatttggtttattaccaggtttaccaaaaaaattaaggCCATTATGTTCAatgcagatttccccccaaagctccagtgggggcatttttgagggtagagaCCCCATATTTGCAGCTtggctgaaagaagaagagttggtttttatatgccaactttctctaccacttaagggagactcaaaccagtttacaatcaccttcccttcccctccccacaacagacaccctgtgaattgggtggggctgagacagtgtgactggcccaaggtcacatagctggcttcgtgtgtaggagtggggaaacaaatccagttcatcagattagcctctgccactcatgtggaggagtggggaatcaaactcggttctccagatcagagaccaccatgccaaaccactgctcttaaccactacaccacgcaagggactctccttagatggataATGAAGTTTGGCGAACTTTGGGagagagggtccaattttatgggttgcccccatcctccaggcatttgtgagccaagctgtccattggttttcaagttcagaagttgtgttgctgaggactggtggaaagagctgattggcaggctggcatctcaaagtctggtgactccattcatatctggggtgcatagcatgatgtccgtgcaaattagcttccaaactgagtaaaaaggcttaaatgcaagaaaaataaggcatggaaaacatttgttGGTATCAAaattctgatttcaagagatggtcatggagcagggaaatgaagcctctacttggggtgaccttcagtttcagagcaggttttcaggggaggGGGTGATAGCGGAGTCAGCCGAAATAATCACCAAGGcaactcttgtgaaggagattgatCATCTGCGTGGGAAAGGAGTCTTTTtcaaaagtggtttttttttaatttggcaggtatatccctccagacagcactggtgagccccgtcttttaaacaacccttatgctttatctaaattaacccactgaatggtgatggacggatggttggtcagaccaagttgggtctgattacacaacccctatctCATGGGGCCCTTAcaaatcctgtccccccccccccaaaaaaaaagatagaaaaatgggagaaagcacagatccATGCACCTGAGCAAaagcgaatagctgaacctgaaaaagctgaatatttattcaggactagcctatttggcttcagggagatGCCAAGGTTTTGGCTTTCAGTAACAAGGCTGTTCAGGATAgtacactttggaggacattgattcatagggttgtcatgagtcggaaacgacttgacagcacttaacactcacaacacacacaaacctaAAACCCGAAAATCatcaaaacggctaatttcgggttattttcggttcaggtatattgatatgcacaaccctatacaagacctgagcaaggctgtcaaagatagccttggaggacgttgattcatagggtcgccatgagttggaagtgagttgacagcacttaacgcacacacacatactggactcaaaccttgctcatctgctgcagaccaacacggctacccacttgaAACAAATGCTAAGGTTTAGGAATTTGAGTTAtaatattatgttttattttttaaaaaccacatgaCCCTCAGGACAATGTAAAAGTAAAATTACACAAAACATCTATCGacattcatttacttcatttataccgcacctttcttcccagtggggaccaagAGTTGCTTGCATCAttttcttcccctccattttatcctcacaacaagcctgtaagataggttaggctgagagagagcaactgGACCAAGGCCATTCAGCAAGCATCCGCTacagagtggggttttgaacctgagtctcccagaacctagtctgacattctaaccattgcaccacactttttccattccattccataaacctttaatggcatagagtaCACCACACTTGCTACCCAGCGTGTCCTGCTAGATCGCCCATGGGAATTAACAGTGCCAACTGAAGCTACACAGTCGCCaaagggatgctgcaaatttcacaGTGAACTAGGCTCTCCAACCTCCACATGAAGGGAAGAGTCTGTggctctgctttgtatgcagaaggacccaggttcaatctctggcatcgccacgtaaaaggatcaggttgtaggtgatgtgaatggcagcaattaaagggagccaaaaacgAGTCCGGAATAATGCCccattttttcagcattattcggggctGCTTTGGACCCactgtcatttcccccctccctctccccctcccttatcTGCTGGCTAATTCATTGCCACCACGGCCTCTGAAATCCACATGGACCGAGCCTGTCTTTCAGCTTGCTCTGCTGCCGCCTCCTAcgaagtccacgtggactttggaggtggcGGTGGCAAACTGAGTGGTGGcagcaggttcaatctctggcatcaccacttaaaaggatcaggttgtatgTGATGTGAATGGCAGCAACTAAAGGAAGACAAAAGCGGATCCCATTTTTTAAGCATTATTCAGGGGCGCTTTGGCTCCACCGCCATTTCCATCCTCCCTCTCCCcgtcacttacctgctggctgattCTTTACCACTGCTGCCTCTGAAGTCCATGTGGGCTGAGCCCAGCTTTTAGCTTGCTTTGCCACCATCGCTTCTTAtgaagtccacgtggactttggAGGCGGTTGTGGCAAACTGAGTGGTGGCAGCAGGTTACCAGTGTACTTTCCAGGGAAACCTTAGTCTAAGGGAGATTCTCAGCAAAGGAAGGAACCGTTTCCCCTTCCTACTCTAACAATACTTATTTGAAGGGTGATGTAAACTGGTTAAACCAGttgatgtggtaaacgggggttcgtggggagagagagagaccggagatcgttatttcaagaaaacagtttatttgcagctgctgactcagaggccctaatgggcagaaatctctgagccccgattgtactgaggaagggatatttatccaaattcaagatatgacaacccatcaacattcagggtagagctgatagcactccagacatagaggcggcagtatagtaacagtttcacccagttcttgttatggtttactgtaaccctccgtgactcttgccccaattccttagcacacagacatacacacacagagatatcctgcccagcaacaagctattcccttgctgtcctaatacatttcaatacatttacagaaaggaaaagagatcattaccaattgctaaatcagtggatcttccatagtcaggggaagtctaccttgctgtctcattccccccttatgatacaagacatacatataaggcttgtcaatcattcctgtattccgtttcatcatactttctatcacaaaatacacattcCAGAACCCTCTTATCTCAGTGAACCACTCACTCCACCACTCAATCGACTTCCCAATTCTCATTCTGACCAACTTTCTAATTCCCATCCTGGGCACAATTAATTCAGGTCATTTTATACATTCTTAACAATTGATCTCAATAaaatacatcccatctcaaaatacgtcatttcttgctactgaaatccaacaaacaatttaaCAACATTAAG
It contains:
- the LOC130474318 gene encoding sulfotransferase 2B1-like, whose translation is MSSVEYITYKGILLPQMDYSFENLNQMENEFQILDDDVINITYPKSGTNWMSEILGLISQKGDPTWTHSTLVWDRSPWIETNGGLQRALKNPPPRLLNSHVPFQLFPKSFLQTKAKVIYTLRDPKDVLISLYHFSMILKTLKYPGSLQEFLEEFLSGNVIYGSWFDHVKGWMELKGSPNFFYITYEELLQDLRGCVEKICQFLGKELSSQQIDSVVEYASFQKMKENKKSNFSELPDHVMDHKKGRFMRKGISGDWKNHLTVAQNEHFDRVYRENMRGMNNTFPWD